Genomic window (Tribolium castaneum strain GA2 chromosome 2, icTriCast1.1, whole genome shotgun sequence):
AGACTTTACAACAGTCGCCATTTTTACAGCCAATTTGATGAAGAAAAAGACGCTAATATTTATTCGCTTCGTGAAACAGTGGGAGAGAATTTGCGaatgagttaattttttcctttatcGTTTTATCGTGCGTTGCAAAATGGCGGAGTCATGAAGATACTTATCCACAAATGccatgaaatttttatttaagccgccatttttatatcaatggatacatttttaatgttcATTTCTATTGTAAAACTATTTGACATTTCAGTAGAATTCAGCCATTTTGAGATCAAAATGGCGTCCAGAAACGCCACAAAAGTTCCAATATTCGCCATTTTTACGGCCATTTTGATTGAGAAAACggcattatttattatatccggatgaaaaaattgttgaaacgatgattttttctttatgttcATTTCAAAGtagctttaaaattattattttttattaaatttacgtcaggaattataatttataattaattatcttTGTCTTTCAAAacctttaaaagaaaaacaaaagaacTGATGACTTTGGTCGAGTGATGGTGTCCTTTGACGCTTTCTATCTTTCTAAGCAGTTTTTCGCCATTTTTTcctcaacaaaaattttcttcagtttCTGTCCCCTTTCTTATCcttattttttggtgtttttcttcagaaataagtttttttttcttttccaacaaaatattgAATCGAAAATGCCTATAGGTATGTTTTTAATCTGTGATTGGAAATGGTAAAGACAACGAccgaaaaaattagaaatgctGTTAAAATAGAGTTCATTACCTAGTATAGGTATACTTTGTTCTTGCTTTGCTTTCAAATACCGATTTAGAAGTGTGATCACGTGACCAGCTAAGATGGATGGTCACTCTTCGATAAAGTACTTTAGCAAAATATGTATTAACAAATCaagaatttatttagttttattattttgtgtatATAGACAATATTTGCGGTTATATGACTAGGATAATACATTTTTCCACAAATTGCGAAAATGTCTCAAATTGCAAGATAAAAATCACTCGAACACTTGCAAGTCGTCATCTCAAATGTCACAGTTTACCTACTTATCTCTATTTACTACAACAAacgataaaagtttgaaataatGGTAATTTTAAGTGTCGttgattataatttaatttcctttCAATAAGGTCATCGTATCGCGTCTGTTGGTTGAAAATGAACGAAAACCGTAGGATGTGAGCAAGCAAGTGACGATAAACCGGCGAAAAATCCACCACGTGTCGGGTTTACCACAATTACACATTTTCTCTTGCACCTTTAACAACCCGACCATAAAGCGAGACAAACGCAGCCTCATTTCCTCATCTTATGACCCTCCAGAGCCATTTGTTTGATAAACGACTTTTTCATGCGACCACATGTCACCACAATGTTGTTCCAGCCTTGactattcaataaaattttgcaaaatccaGCAACGATATCAAAACTGCTGTCCGGCGTGGACTTTTCACCGTAATTGGAATTAATCGCGACTTAACAATTGCTCAACTGCTTACGTACCACAAAATCGAACGATTTCCTTGACCCAAGTGGAATTAATTGGgcctaattttaatttgcaatGCGGGCCTAAGCGACACGCGCACGCTAATTAACACAAATTGGGCGTAATTAGGGGGCGATTAGCGTATTTACCTTCCGTGTTAGCTCAGAATTTGACGATAAATGACTTGGCACTTGGCGATTTTGGCACTTTTAACTGCTTTTGATCACTGTTTTGGTGTCATTTTGGGGTCGGGAGTCCTTTGCCCGACGGTACGCTCTCAACTGGTTGCTTGTATTCTTCGTGTCATGAAATAATCACCAAGAGGGGGGTCCCCCATCCTTCTCCAACTCGCACAAACCCGTATCTTCCGTCCTCCAAAGCCTGGAGCTTTGTTCACAAGATGAAGAATGCATGCAGGTCTAGCGCTGCATGCCCCAGACCAGTGGCGGCGGGCGCAAATCCGGGGGCGAAAACCGCCCGGAAAATGGCATTTCCGGGCCCCGGATTTGCGTTTTTGGCGTTGTGTTAAGCCGGTCGAGCACCTGGCGGTACAGTCGAGACAAGAGTGTCGGTATTGGCCGAAGGCTCCGGACGCTTCATGGCTACTAGATTTCTAGTAGCAATGCGTTTTTAATTGCACATTTTCGGGTCTAATTGTAGCTGTAGGTTGTGGGATTTGTGAATGGGATTGTCAATGTTGGCCTTGAGGGGCCGATGACCCTGATGGTACCATCGGTACCATGACTCATGGTTCGCTTGGTTACAGGAAATTGGGACTGGATCTGGTGCCCAGACAAGGGGCGCAAATGATCGATCCGGACTCGATGTCTGTGGTCGAATTGTACCATTTTCATGTCTCGAGTGCCGAGAACTCGCAAGGGCTGTCGGTAGGTGTGGGTTTCGGGGAATCAGCGGTGAAAGCGAGTCACCGCAGTGCGAGAAATGTCGACAAAACTTCAAGAAACCTtgaattttgtcaatttaGTTGAGAAAACATGAAATTTTGCCTTGCCCAAAAAACCGTTTATTCcccaaaaatctgttttttttttattattttatttatttcgttttattaagaaaaattcagCAAAGAATTTAGAAATTTGGAAACGGAACAGTTGGGACGGAAAGTGTGAAATCTGTAGCCATAAAAAAACCACCGTAGAAATTTACACCCAGGTCCCAGGTATAAAACCAAGcgttatttgcataaaaaatctctacgatttttttttattaaaacttatgCTTTTAAAATCCAtgttttttgttcagtaaagtATTAAAGTTGCGTTCTGGAGTAAATACTTTGAGAAGAAACACacttggttccatacttttttGCCGAACAAGTTTTAACAAGAcaataattcgaaaaaaaattattattagagttcggattttttgcaaataatggCACAGAATTCAGTATTTGccgtaataaataaatttttttctgtatttatgtttttttaatttaatttttaaataagttgaacataaaaaaataaataaagaaaatttgaaaattttaattaacatatAGTTTAACGCATTTtcattaagtatttttttactgagATCATCATTTAAGAAAGCAtccgtttgttttaaaaatgcgATTAACGATTATTTtaacactgtcaaaattttcgGTTTTTCCCCCGTGTAAGAAAGTGTAATTGTTAGGCATTTTCCAATACAAACCttagattatttttatcagATTTCTCCTAAatggaagaaaaaaattgtattcaactcgtctTCGTGAAATAAATCGTCCGATTTACAGTCAAACTTgtcgaataaataactattaattaataaatatttattgtaagtACTTAATTGTAGAAGCaatgtgaaaaaattcacatacgtagaaaaaaagtaaagcATTTAACGCTGATTTCTGTCTGGTTATTGATTGttgaaataatataataaaaaatacaagaaaaatgtccaaaaatattaaaaatataaaaatattaaaatataaaaatataaaattagaTTACTACATACTTATTACATAAATgtagataataattaataaaatgaagGGTTTTGAAGTCAGAATTACAttgaataacaaaaatatgcaattttttcacaatgcaaaattgcaatttccaaatatgcaaaatttttgggttgTGAAAATAGTGGCAAAGAGATGGAAACACttaaaaaacgaaatatttaaatggGATTTGTTGAAATAAAAGGCTAATAGTAAGATTATGTTATTATGTATTACCTGAACGTATCGAAAAACAAAAACCGACAAaagagaattttaaataattttcaaaatttcaaaaagctCAAATGTACGAGGAGTTCTACTGAAAAAGTTTTAAGTTCCAACAacgtttgaatatttttaaaaacaacaatttttttccgaaataatgtgattttcttgaaattttctCGTTGGTCTGCAACGAAATaatgttttgaataaaattagtaTAAATATGAAGATTTAAACAAATCATGATTGAAAGTCTTTGAATAAGAAGagctttgaaaatgttttacattttgcaaaaaaatggaaatagaGGCAAAAATTGCTCATctttgtaaaattgtaaactttGAAGTTTATTGTTATGTTacttaattacaaattaattacttttctaagaaaattttacTGTAAAGACgatgtgataaattttttttttattaaataccgATTCAGATGCGTTACATTTACAATAATCACACataataataagaaagtataaaaaagttattttttgtacttgtaatgaaattaattaggTAATTCAGCcaatttgcaattttgtgTTAGGAAACAGAAAATGTAAGATACtagaaaaaatcataaaataaataaattgcaaataagtaaaaaatccaaaattccAACTGAGTTGAGAGAAAATaaaccttgttttttaatagatgagtgaacacaaaaaacacaGAAGTGTGGATGAAAAATTTCTCTCTACATCtacaaaagtaatttttgatgCGAACACTAATTTTTGGCCAAACATTTAAGATTGAATAaagttttcaataaattttccaattaaACAGCccatttgttttgaaaataaataactggGTCAAAATTCATTGGTTTAGGCCCGCGGCACCATCAAGAAAAAAGAACCGAAAAAAACGCTAACCCACCACCTCTACTTCTGCATGCGCGACTTCGGCCACCACATCGGCGAAGACACCGAAATCTACTTCTCTCTGTACGACGCCTCCAAGCAGAAATACATCAGCGAACGTTTCCTAGTCAAAATATCCAAAGAGGGTTTCTCGAACTACGTGGAGAAGTTGCACTCCAACTGCACCGTCTTCACGGACTTGGGCAACTCCGACCTGAGCCGGGACATCTACCTGGTGGCCCACGTGATGCGAATCGGCAAGATGATCTATTCCGACAACAAGAAGACTGAAAAGAACGCCGTCCTGCTGCAGCAGGTGTTCAAGCGGCCGCACGGGGTCGCCGTGCACAACCTGGGGGAGTACCTCATGCCCAAGGAGGGCGACTCCGAGGAGAAGGAGCTCAACCTGAAGGTGTACCAAGGCGAGGAGAAGGACTTCCACCAGCTGCACGAGTTTATAATAAGGCAGTCGGGGAAGTACAACGCCTTGGCTTGCGCCCCCAACTATGGGATCCTCACCTCGGTGAAGATGCTCCACGGGGGGCTGAACCACATCAAGGAGGAAAACGCGATGCTGTTCAAAAACGTGAGCTTGACGAGCAAGTTGGGGTTTCCGGACGTGATTATGCCAGGGGATGTCAGGAACGACTTGTATCTCATTCTGGAGAAGGGGGAGTTTGAACGCGGGGGTAAATCCACGGGGAAAAATATCGAAGTGAGCATTGTGGTCCTGGACAGTGAGAAAAATGTCATCAGGAATTGTCTGTGGGGGGCTTCGGGGCAAGATGGGGCTTCGGAATACAATTCCATGATTATTTATCATCACAATTCGCCAGCTTGGGCCGAAAATGTGAGGCTGACTCTGCCGATTGATAAGTTCGCGGGGGCGCATGTGAGGCTGGAGTACAGGCATTGCTCAAGTAAGTGCTTTTCTTACTTatttcaagtaaaaaaaaatatggagGATTTTtatgcagtgatttttcaatttcttgtaAACCCTCAAGTTAAGAATAATTACGAGATAAATAGCTGGAAGTTTATTTCGAATTTTGAAGCTGCGACTTATgagaattttagtaaaattatgttaaattttgagaaaatagaATGAATCTtcgaattttaaactttaatgttttttttatgctacaagaaattgttttttttttgttttttttatattgatctCCAGTATTTTTGTAACTAGTTGGCAGGACCGTAAACTCCATATTCGAACGTATTTAAAACACTGAATTTAGATTATGCTTAGAATAAtgggaacaaaaaaaattgatagcttCCTTGAGAGCTATAGGAATTCTTGATTTATGACTCCTCAAAATCCTGATAACCTCAGTAACTTGTGaacattttaagaaattatatgaatttatatttaatattgtGGAAATGCTTTTATGAACTGTCTCTCAGAAACTTCAAATTATTAAGGATTTTTAAGGTTTTAAACTGGGAAAGTTTCTGAGAAACCGAAGGGATCTTATTTCAGAAGTTCAACCTTTTCAGAAGTCTAAGAAGCATTTGATCTCAGAATTTATGCTCAGAATCTGAACCTTAGAATTAACAGACTGCAATTATTATAAGCTCAAAAACcttaaaaatgataatttcgagaatttcaaaaatttggataaatagaattgattttttttattttaaacttttctaaaaatttttggtattaCTAGGAATTGAAAATTCTTGATTATTGActaataattaagtttttatcgGTTGGTAATACTGCAAGTTCTAGATGTGGTGaatttgacattatttttaagattttgggACGGCTTTTATTAGTCATACAAGCAGTTCTTTTAAAAACCTGAAAATATTGAGAAAGAAAGAactttaaattagaaaaaaaaccgcaggaaatttaataatcttcaGAGATTTAAGGGTTTTTTGAAATCTTAAAAGCATCAAATCTCAATATTAGTAGAAACTGCAAtactagaaattaaaaaaacttaaaaatgatGATTATTTTGACTAAGAGAACTTTAGAACTTAAAGTTTTGATTACTGAATAAAAAGTCGATGGAATTGGTTCTTCTAAATTCAAACGTattagaaacaaaaatttttggtacagaatatgaaaatttttagttagttttagatttacaaaaaaatcatgaattttaaatttttgaaggtTCTAAAAAATTGCAGGAATCTAATGATTTTAAAGGTTTTgggaataattttataattcgcAGAAGCAGTGCTTTCAGAAACTTCAAATTAGTCTTACAATATTTGAGGTTTTATGAGCATTAAAAGtgctcaaaattttaaactcagAATTGATAGAAATCgcgatattaaaaattaaaaaacagaaaaaataaaacaaaattgataataattgGACCACACtgtgttaatttaaattttttaaaattaagtgtacagTATATTGAGCTGAATCttctaattttaaacttaGAAACATGCAGCATTTTTTTGGTGCCTCTGgaagttgaaaatttttgattattttcaaatttctaaaaattattcctgaatagtgaaaacaaaaaacaaaatcttcaGATATATAGGAATTTTTAGCTTAGACTTTGGAAATGATTTTTACAACAGGTAAAGCCGTTCTCTCAGAAACCTtaaattcttttaataataaaatcgtaATGTTTACTCtggcaaatattttaagaaatcgaGGGATCTTATAAGCTACAATCTTCAGAAGTACctataaatgtttttagaaTCCAGAAATTGCGATATTAGATTAAAACTAGGTAACCGCCGAAAGATAATTTTCACCACAAACTCGAgaactcaaaattttgaaaatttactgaaaaataCTAAGTACCCTACATAGAGatgaaacttttaatttcaaacttagaagcaatttaaatcttttgaatttttatgacTTCAAATGCTGAATTTAGAGAACAAAAAAGATCATCTTGAAAAACATAGGATTAAGTTTTGCAAGAACCCTAATAACTGTTTTTAAGATTTTGGGACCGCTTTTATAACTCTCAGGAACCCCAAATTATTaagaaatgaaatttaaaccaaCACTTTAATCTTTCGCTTTTGCACAATCGTGATAATCTCGGGAATCTTCTGAGAAATCGCAGTGTCAACGATAGAGATAAGCGTGATAATCTCTaacgtaataataaataagtctAGGGAATTGAGAATCTGAACAACTTTCAGCACGCGAAAAAAACGACAAGAAACTCTTCGGCTTCTCCTTCATCCGTCTGATGGATAAAGACGGAGCCGCCGTCCAAGACGGCCAACACGAACTCTACATTTACAAATGTGAAGACCCCCAAAAACTCGAAAACTGCGGCTATTTGTCTCTCCCAGCCTTCAGCAAAGACCTCGAAGGCAACCACGACAGTGTCGGCCAATTTTCTCGAAGCCACAAAGAGGTGGTTTTCGTTAGAACCCTCCTATGTTCCACCAAACTGACCCAAAACGGTACCAAAACCCTTATTCTAGTgacttttacacaattttggcACTTTCAGTCGATTTGCTAGCACTGTTACGGTGGAAATCCCACCCGGAAAAAATCCAGGACTCCTTGCAGCGCGTTTTGCGACTCGGAGACGAGGAACTTATCAAGTTCCTCCAGGATGTTCTGGATGCTCTGTTTGCCCTTTTCTCGACCGAAGATGGCAACAGTACCGCCTACAGCGGCCTGGTGTTCCACGTTTTGGTCTCAATTTTTAACCTCCTTGATGGTTCAAAGTACCAACACTTTAAGCCAGTCCTGGATGCGTACATTAAGGACCATTTCGCCGCTGCTTTGGTCTACAAAGGCCTGCTAACAAGTGTGCAGCACTGTGCCGATTGGGTCTTATCTTTCGACAAACAAGAACCGATCCAAAAGTGTTACAAAAGTCTTGAGTACATTTTCAAACTCATAATCCAGAGCCGGCTGTTATTCTCACGCGCCACGTGTGGCCAATACGAGGACAGCTTCCGACGGGACTTATACAGCGTTTTTTCTTCACTCAACAAAATGTTGACAGTGAATGATCCCCACATTATCAACACACAGGTGGCACTTTTACTCTCAATTAGCGCAGTCTACGAGCAACTGATCGAAGTTTTGCCCACGATTGAAGTAACAAAGTTGGCCGCGACCCTCCTGGACGCCATCCCGAAGGACTTACCGGTGCTCCTAGTCCAGGCCAAACTATCCTGCATCAAAAACCTGGTCACAAGCAAATTGTTTCAAGACGACGAGTCCAGAAACATTCTCCTGGCAAATGCTTGCAAGCACTTGCGTGCGCAACTCCACCGTCGGGAAGAACTCAAACTTTGCACCGATATTTTGGGCGAAATCCTGGgatttttgttcaaacaaaGGAAACAGTTTGAAGGACAGGGGAAAATCAACAATTGCATCCACCACGATGTTGAGACGCTTTGTATCAACATTTTGGACATTTTGGTCCAGGCTGTGCTAACAACCATTGATTTTAAGGACGTCAAGGACGGGAAAATTCTGGTAAATTTTTCCCCGAAGTccaaaaatttggaattctTGACTGGGTTTTAGGGCTGTTTGGTGGCGTGTTTGATTGGGATTTTGCAACTTTTGGACGAGTTTCACTACAAACGGCTGTGGGAAGTCCTAATGGGGCCGGGCCTGGACCGGAAGCCCCTCAAAGACTTCCTCTTGCGTGTTTTCCTAGTTTTCCGAAATTTGGTGCGTTTGGAGGTTTTCCCCCCTGATTGGTTGGTCATGAAAATGGTGGTTAACAACGTTATGCTAAAATCGCTACAAGAGTTAGCACAACCTTTAGCCTTCAAGTTTTTGGACTCGCGGAGCGGTTACTTCGACAAAGAGGTATGAAAAAGGGGGCGAAGTCCAAATTTTGGGACTGTGTTTTAGCTTTGGACCGACTATTTCAACCTCGCTGTGGACTACTTGACCCAGAAGCCGCTCCAACTGGAGCACTTCTCCGAAGTGAAGCGCGAGAAAATTATTGAGAAGTACGGCGATATGAGGGTTTTGATGGGCTTCCAGATCTTGTCAATGTGGTCGCAGTTGGGCGAATGCAAACTACATTTTATTCCGTCGATGGTTGGACCGTTCCTTAAAGTAACACTAGTTCCTGAGATTGAATTACGAAAGGCCACACTGCACATTTTTTTCGACATGATGGAGTGCGAGCAAAGGGCGCGCGGGAATTTCAGACAGGTAGAGAGTGAGCTGATCGACAAGCTGGATATTCTCATCTCGGAAAATAAGGGCGATGATGAGTACCGCAGGCTTTTCAATACTATGTAAGTACCTTTTTACGtaagcaattttttcgttGATCGTTTGCTAATATCGGTTGAGGCAAAATTTTCGTGGCTCCTGGGGGCCCGccaatatataaaatatattttacaaaaaaaatgttttactcGTACGCAGAATTCTTGAATAAGTGAAGTATGTACTATGTCATATACTATGAcagtataaatattttgttgttaaactttttattccTAAGTAGGtatattttaactaaaaatcatttaaaattaaaattattaaaaaaggaaatgaacagattttttacttaaaattttcaattttggttGGTTTTCATCAACCATTTCACGacgtttcatttttaaattttcattcgcTCATCgatgtttaattttgaattttcgtataaaatttttcatccATTTCTACAACAAACCACTCTTTTAGTCTGTTCCTTgtaagaggtaaatttatagTGTATTATGATAATTGAGGATTTTTGTCTGTGTCCGCTATACGGAGAGTCCGTTGTagagaagttttttttacattattttccaatgcttttgttacgttcctacaaaaatgtccgttgtgaagaggtgtccgttattcggaggtgtccattaagaGACGCTTCACTGTAAAAGTggagtttaaataaatcggGCATTTTATCTgttatcgtcaaaaataattaagtatgAATTTTCCGACAAGTTTCACTTGCACTTTTACGACTAAAGGACGCGAACAACAAATATTTGGAGATTTGTTTAGaaagtgattttttatatttcggatttttttccaaagatAATTCATCATGAAAGTTTTCCGCAAAAAAAGTGGAATCAATCAGTATTTGCCATTTATTCACACCCGAGACGCAATTTCAGTTTTGTGGGAGGGGCCAGCCCTTCAAAGCCGGTTTATCGTCTCATTTGTTCCTCGAATGCATCgtttgaccaataaaaatatacaaattacCTCCTCCTTCTTTATCTGTGGCGCAAAAAATTAGACACGATTAAAAGGTGTCTGTGATTGGATATTGACGAGCCAATCGTTCCCAACAGACAAAGCCAATCGCAAAGACGGcagaatttgtatttttttacacttctCTGTTAAACAatgcaacaattttattattagtctCGGAATTAATTCGGTTTTTTCACCccatttttatcaattcttttttacaaatacGTGAAAATGTTGCGGATTTTTACTACCAAAGCTTTCTCAACAACACGAGAAATCATTTCGAAGGTGTATTGaattgttttctttaaaaatgttttttgaagcagtcaaacaatttgtttcattataaaaatcaagaatattttaatttcttttttgtttcttcaACCAAGCTTTAGACAATTTTAAGCTGCACTTACGTACGGTGGAGTTCAATTACATACCACACCGAAGCAGTAATAAttgctaattaaaaaatatactaaaaaatattttacttaaaaaatgactATTATCTACCTAGCAGTTTATTAGTATCCATTAACTGTCGCAACTGTTTGAGGCACTCGCTACTCTCGTTCGTGCTTTAAACGTTCGATTATCAATCGCCTCCATTaccaatttgtttattaaataattattaaatgtgTTATTGCTGCAAGGGAGCACTTGAGCGCAGTGTAAGTCTAGATTTAAATTAGGCGCTTTCTTGCCCCTGACACGTGCCTATCCTTCCAGCCTGCTAGACCGCGTCCAATCGGAGGATTTGGCGTGGAAGGAGAGCGGTGCAGCTTTCATAAGCTCCATCACACGTCTCCTTGAACGCCTTCTCGACTACCGCAGCGTCATAGAAGGCGACGAAAACCGCGACAA
Coding sequences:
- the spg gene encoding dedicator of cytokinesis protein 3 isoform X1: MWIPTKTKKYGVAIYNWKGDTRFGLPLEIGETVQILEESQGWYRGFSTKNRSIKGIFPQSYIHLKPCKVDNEGLFESVVPLEDPVVREVTLVLREWGDIWKKLYVQREHYKFETVGKVMRDLLEWRRQLVSGTLTHDQTRELKMKIIAKIDWGNKKLGLDLVPRQGAQMIDPDSMSVVELYHFHVSSAENSQGLSARGTIKKKEPKKTLTHHLYFCMRDFGHHIGEDTEIYFSLYDASKQKYISERFLVKISKEGFSNYVEKLHSNCTVFTDLGNSDLSRDIYLVAHVMRIGKMIYSDNKKTEKNAVLLQQVFKRPHGVAVHNLGEYLMPKEGDSEEKELNLKVYQGEEKDFHQLHEFIIRQSGKYNALACAPNYGILTSVKMLHGGLNHIKEENAMLFKNVSLTSKLGFPDVIMPGDVRNDLYLILEKGEFERGGKSTGKNIEVSIVVLDSEKNVIRNCLWGASGQDGASEYNSMIIYHHNSPAWAENVRLTLPIDKFAGAHVRLEYRHCSTREKNDKKLFGFSFIRLMDKDGAAVQDGQHELYIYKCEDPQKLENCGYLSLPAFSKDLEGNHDSVGQFSRSHKEVVFVRTLLCSTKLTQNVDLLALLRWKSHPEKIQDSLQRVLRLGDEELIKFLQDVLDALFALFSTEDGNSTAYSGLVFHVLVSIFNLLDGSKYQHFKPVLDAYIKDHFAAALVYKGLLTSVQHCADWVLSFDKQEPIQKCYKSLEYIFKLIIQSRLLFSRATCGQYEDSFRRDLYSVFSSLNKMLTVNDPHIINTQVALLLSISAVYEQLIEVLPTIEVTKLAATLLDAIPKDLPVLLVQAKLSCIKNLVTSKLFQDDESRNILLANACKHLRAQLHRREELKLCTDILGEILGFLFKQRKQFEGQGKINNCIHHDVETLCINILDILVQAVLTTIDFKDVKDGKILGCLVACLIGILQLLDEFHYKRLWEVLMGPGLDRKPLKDFLLRVFLVFRNLVRLEVFPPDWLVMKMVVNNVMLKSLQELAQPLAFKFLDSRSGYFDKELWTDYFNLAVDYLTQKPLQLEHFSEVKREKIIEKYGDMRVLMGFQILSMWSQLGECKLHFIPSMVGPFLKVTLVPEIELRKATLHIFFDMMECEQRARGNFRQVESELIDKLDILISENKGDDEYRRLFNTMEHLSAVLLDRVQSEDLAWKESGAAFISSITRLLERLLDYRSVIEGDENRDKRMSCTFNLLNFYKNEFNRKEMYLRYIYKLHDLHLSAENYTEAAFTMKLYADQLTWSSTTLVADNHFPNFTECQVKEKLYRQIINYFDKGKCWEKGIPLLKELATLYEVQFFDYKALSDILKYQAKFYDNILTQLRPEPEYFRVGFYGLSFPLFVRNKQFVYRGLEYERIGAFTQRLQTEFPSAQILMKNTPPDDSIVNSEGQFIQICNVKPIPEPNPITLATDIPEKISRFYHYNDVKRFQCDRPVHKGIIDKENEIKTLWIERMTLEIENPLPGILRWFEVINRHTDEIPPVKYACETMQSVELELRQLITTYTIEPKRNLNPLTMRLQGIIDANVQGGISKYQQAFFTQEFAKLCPEHMTYVYTLKNLILDAMQVIEEGLELHGRLAPAGVVPLHHRLLERFAQLKESLGALSKIKRQIPDSIVNTPLPPLPIDKRLMVVENGHHRPGNYDYLSEHRTLETDDIYTKPMENERPLRENLTLPMATTTAPPIPQRELRPRSQGFTNNFSEAQTPTRLDYNTSSLPLMKTRNSDSYDIPLPPKPTHSRERSLTKPPSPRLLRHASMTPTDGTSPLRNSWSDSGVEEAPPLPPRSHTPDKRLGFSEPPPNIPKRGQKKSLVGAAETECELTPDSLRDSGISMSENSNLNNLNNTCYEDFDLKGHQQEMNISSSPFEGSPKLENPPPIPPKASLSSSLEAAREAEAATPDSDKEKSPS
- the spg gene encoding dedicator of cytokinesis protein 3 isoform X2; the encoded protein is MWIPTKTKKYGVAIYNWKGDTRFGLPLEIGETVQILEESQGWYRGFSTKNRSIKGIFPQSYIHLKPCKVDNEGLFESVVPLEDPVVREVTLVLREWGDIWKKLYVQREHYKFETVGKVMRDLLEWRRQLVSGTLTHDQTRELKMKIIAKIDWGNKKLGLDLVPRQGAQMIDPDSMSVVELYHFHVSSAENSQGLSARGTIKKKEPKKTLTHHLYFCMRDFGHHIGEDTEIYFSLYDASKQKYISERFLVKISKEGFSNYVEKLHSNCTVFTDLGNSDLSRDIYLVAHVMRIGKMIYSDNKKTEKNAVLLQQVFKRPHGVAVHNLGEYLMPKEGDSEEKELNLKVYQGEEKDFHQLHEFIIRQSGKYNALACAPNYGILTSVKMLHGGLNHIKEENAMLFKNVSLTSKLGFPDVIMPGDVRNDLYLILEKGEFERGGKSTGKNIEVSIVVLDSEKNVIRNCLWGASGQDGASEYNSMIIYHHNSPAWAENVRLTLPIDKFAGAHVRLEYRHCSTREKNDKKLFGFSFIRLMDKDGAAVQDGQHELYIYKCEDPQKLENCGYLSLPAFSKDLEGNHDSVGQFSRSHKEVVFVRTLLCSTKLTQNVDLLALLRWKSHPEKIQDSLQRVLRLGDEELIKFLQDVLDALFALFSTEDGNSTAYSGLVFHVLVSIFNLLDGSKYQHFKPVLDAYIKDHFAAALVYKGLLTSVQHCADWVLSFDKQEPIQKCYKSLEYIFKLIIQSRLLFSRATCGQYEDSFRRDLYSVFSSLNKMLTVNDPHIINTQVALLLSISAVYEQLIEVLPTIEVTKLAATLLDAIPKDLPVLLVQAKLSCIKNLVTSKLFQDDESRNILLANACKHLRAQLHRREELKLCTDILGEILGFLFKQRKQFEGQGKINNCIHHDVETLCINILDILVQAVLTTIDFKDVKDGKILGCLVACLIGILQLLDEFHYKRLWEVLMGPGLDRKPLKDFLLRVFLVFRNLVRLEVFPPDWLVMKMVVNNVMLKSLQELAQPLAFKFLDSRSGYFDKELWTDYFNLAVDYLTQKPLQLEHFSEVKREKIIEKYGDMRVLMGFQILSMWSQLGECKLHFIPSMVGPFLKVTLVPEIELRKATLHIFFDMMECEQRARGNFRQVESELIDKLDILISENKGDDEYRRLFNTILLDRVQSEDLAWKESGAAFISSITRLLERLLDYRSVIEGDENRDKRMSCTFNLLNFYKNEFNRKEMYLRYIYKLHDLHLSAENYTEAAFTMKLYADQLTWSSTTLVADNHFPNFTECQVKEKLYRQIINYFDKGKCWEKGIPLLKELATLYEVQFFDYKALSDILKYQAKFYDNILTQLRPEPEYFRVGFYGLSFPLFVRNKQFVYRGLEYERIGAFTQRLQTEFPSAQILMKNTPPDDSIVNSEGQFIQICNVKPIPEPNPITLATDIPEKISRFYHYNDVKRFQCDRPVHKGIIDKENEIKTLWIERMTLEIENPLPGILRWFEVINRHTDEIPPVKYACETMQSVELELRQLITTYTIEPKRNLNPLTMRLQGIIDANVQGGISKYQQAFFTQEFAKLCPEHMTYVYTLKNLILDAMQVIEEGLELHGRLAPAGVVPLHHRLLERFAQLKESLGALSKIKRQIPDSIVNTPLPPLPIDKRLMVVENGHHRPGNYDYLSEHRTLETDDIYTKPMENERPLRENLTLPMATTTAPPIPQRELRPRSQGFTNNFSEAQTPTRLDYNTSSLPLMKTRNSDSYDIPLPPKPTHSRERSLTKPPSPRLLRHASMTPTDGTSPLRNSWSDSGVEEAPPLPPRSHTPDKRLGFSEPPPNIPKRGQKKSLVGAAETECELTPDSLRDSGISMSENSNLNNLNNTCYEDFDLKGHQQEMNISSSPFEGSPKLENPPPIPPKASLSSSLEAAREAEAATPDSDKEKSPS